CCAGATGTTCCAGCCGGGACCCAGGGCGCGGTTGACGTTTGCCATCACGATCGGCAGCCGGCCGCCGGCGGCCCAGTGCAGCATCTCGTGCATGTAGACCAGGCCGTGCGACGATGACGCGGTGAACGCGCGCACGCCCGCCGCGCTCGCACCGACGCATGCCGCCATCGCCGAGTGCTCCGACTCGACCTTGATGTAGCGCGCGTTCAGCTCGCCCGACGCGCACATCTCCGACAGCATCTCCACGACCTGCGTCTGCGGCGTGATCGGGTATGCGGAAATGACCTCGCACCGCGCGAGCTTCACACCCAGCGACACGGCGTGGTTGCCGACGATCACCTTCTTCACAGCCCCTCCCGCGTCATGACGATGGCGCCGCGCGGGCACTCCATGGCACACACACCGCAGCCCTTGCAGTAGTTCAGGTCGATGTCGAAGCCGGTGCCGCCCTCCTGCCGCGTGATGGCCACGTCGGGACACAGGATCAGGCACAGCTCGCACTGGTTGCACACGCCGCAGTTCAGGCAGCGCCGCGCCTCCTCCAGCGCCTGCATGGCCGTCAGACCCGGATTCACCTCGCCGAAGTCGAACGCCGTGCCGTCAGTCGCCCGCTCGAACGCCGTGCCCACGGGCTCGACCGTGACATGGTCGGCATCGCGTGCTTCGCGCTGTCGCGTGACGTGAACGAAATGCGCCGTATTCAGCCGGTCGAATCCGACCACCTCATTCGTTGCACCGTGGCGCTGCACGGGATCGTCGCCGCGCCACCGCGACATGCTGATGTTGCCGCCGCTCCAGCGCAGCTCCGCAATGTCGTTCGGAGGGACTTCCTCGCCGTTCCTCGTACGGATCGCACGATCGATCCCGATCGCGGCGACCTTGCCTGATCCGAGCGCATCGGAGACCGTGCGCTCGATGCCGGCCGCGTCGCCACCCGCCCAGATGCCAGCCGCGGGCGTCGCGCCCAGCTCATCGATGAGCGCCTGGTCCGGCGCAGCTGCATGCAGCGGCAGCGCCTCCAGCCCGGGCTCCTCGCCAATCGCTGTCAGCACCGTCTCCGCGAGAATGCTGAATGTCCCGGCATTCGACGGCACCGGGCGGCGCCGTCCGCTCGCATCCGGCTCGCCGAGCACCATGCGCTCGCACTCGACTCCTGCCTGCCGGCCCTGGAGGTGGTGCACCGCACGTGGTGCGGCCAGAAACTCGAACGCGATTCCCTCGCGCATGGCCTCGTCCACTTCCGCGGCGATCGCCGGCATTTCCTGCCGCGTTCGCCTGTACAGCACGACGGGCGTGGCACCGAGCCGCAGGGCCGTGCGTGCGCAGTCGATCGCGGTGTTGCCGCCGCCCACGACGACGACGCGACGTCCGATCTCCGGCGCTTCACCACGGTTCACCGCCTTCAGGAAATCGAGACCGGCCATCACGCGCGGGCTGTCCTCCCCCGTCACGCCCAGCGGACGGGACCGGTGGGCACCCGTCGCGACGAACACAGCGGCATAATCGCGCAGCAGCTTGTCGGCGTACTCGCCCGCGATGCGCGTGTTGCAGCGGAACTCGATGCCTGCATCACTGAACCAGCGGATCTGGCGGTCGAGGATGTCGCGCGGCAGCCGATAGTCCGGTATCCCCTGGCGCAGCATCCCGCCCGCCTTCGCTGCTTCCTCGAAGACGGTGACACCGTAGCCGAGGCGCGCGAGGTGGTATGCGCACGCGAGACCCGCGGGTCCCGATCCGACGACGGCGACTTTCTCGGTGTGCGTGCGCCGCAGTACAGGCGGGGGCATGGAAAGGACGCGGTCGCCCATCTCCCGCTCGACCAGATGAACTGCGACCGGGTCGTCATACTGCGCGCGATTGCACGCCAGCTCGCACGGGTGGTGACACACGCGGCCGGTAATGGCGGGCATGGGATTTTCGCGCAGCACCAGGTCCAGCGCGTCGGCAATTCTACCTTCGCGCAGGAGGTTCATGTAGCCTTCGACGTCGACGCCAGTCGGGCAGCGTGCGTTGCACGGTGCCACACCGTCCTGGTAACGGGGCCGGATGTACTTCCACGACCCCGTTCGATTCGCCAGCGTGCTCGTGCTGCTGACGGAGATGCGCGGCGGTGAGTCGTGTGTCACGGCCGGCTCAGACATGGGCCACCTTCGTTCCGGCACCGTTCGCTGCCGTGCTCTCCGCGATCACGCTCTCCGCCGCTGCGCGTGCGGCCGCGACGTTCGCTTCACCGCGCACCGGGACTTCCTCCAGGATTGCGTCGCAAACCGCATCGAGTGAGACCAGCCCCGACCAGCACGCGAATGCCCCGAGGATCGCCGTGTTCACGATCGGCTGCGTGCGCGACCCGATGCCGTGTGCGGCCGCGATCGCACCCGCGTCCACCGTCGCGACATGGAATCGTTCCTGAAGCGACACGTAGTGCTCCGGTGGCAGGTCGCTGTTGATGAGGATGCCGCCACCCGGCTTCAGGCCGGCCGTTACGTCGATCGCGTCGATGAGCGTGGGATCGAGGACAATGAGGTCGTCCGGCGCCGCCACCTCGCAGCGCAGACGGACGGGCACACCCGCGACACGCAGGAACGCAGTGACCGGTGCGCCGCGTCGCTCGACACCGAACGCGGGGAATGACTGCACCCAGCGTCCCTCCCGGAACAGCGCAACGGCCAGTACCTTCGATGCGATGACGGCGCCCTGACCGCCGCGGCCGTGAATGCGAAGCTCACGCATGCGGCCCGCCCGGCAGCGTGATCCGCGGCATGACTATGGCCGGTGGCGGGGCCGGCATGATGGCCACCAGCGCATGTTCGGTCCTCACGCAGATCTCGCAGTCGCGGCCGAGATCCTGACAGGGTACTCCGTCCGCCTGCGCTTCCGGACACCGCGCTCCGGTACCGGCCGCTGCGGGAACTGCGCTGCTCAGGATTGCCATTGGTCTCCTCCAGGCGCGGGGATACTCCCACAATGGCACACCCGGGGGGCGTCGCAATCAGGCAGATCCTGACGCGTCCTGCGGGGATTCTCCCTTCGTGCCGATCACCTTGGGGCCCGGAAGCACTGGCGCCGGCCGCTTGACCGGTGGCATTCTGCCCCGATGCGATACCACGCCATACTCATCGCCGCCCTGCTCGCGGTGACCGGCTGCGACAGCGCCGGGCCCGGCTCCGCCGCGAGCGCGAGCGGACGCGACACGATCCGGATCGCCTTCGTTACGCACGGCCAGTCCGCCGATGCGTTCTGGTCGGTCGTCTCGAACGGCGCGCGGGATGCCGCGCGTGACCTCGGCGTGGACGTGCAGTACCAGGCGCCGACACGCTTCGACATGGTCGAGATGTCGAACCTGATCCGGTCGACGACGGCGTCACGCCCGCACGGTCTGGTCGTGTCTATTCCGGACCCTGCGGCGCTCGCCGGCGCGATCCGGGCCGCCACCGACGCGGGCATACCCGTGATCTCGATCAACTCGGGTGCGGACGACTACCGCGCGCTGGGCGCGCTCGCGCACGTGGGGCAGACGGAGTACGAGGCAGGGTTCGCGGGTGG
The sequence above is drawn from the Longimicrobiales bacterium genome and encodes:
- a CDS encoding 2-oxoacid:acceptor oxidoreductase family protein; this encodes MRELRIHGRGGQGAVIASKVLAVALFREGRWVQSFPAFGVERRGAPVTAFLRVAGVPVRLRCEVAAPDDLIVLDPTLIDAIDVTAGLKPGGGILINSDLPPEHYVSLQERFHVATVDAGAIAAAHGIGSRTQPIVNTAILGAFACWSGLVSLDAVCDAILEEVPVRGEANVAAARAAAESVIAESTAANGAGTKVAHV
- a CDS encoding NAD(P)-binding protein, translating into MSEPAVTHDSPPRISVSSTSTLANRTGSWKYIRPRYQDGVAPCNARCPTGVDVEGYMNLLREGRIADALDLVLRENPMPAITGRVCHHPCELACNRAQYDDPVAVHLVEREMGDRVLSMPPPVLRRTHTEKVAVVGSGPAGLACAYHLARLGYGVTVFEEAAKAGGMLRQGIPDYRLPRDILDRQIRWFSDAGIEFRCNTRIAGEYADKLLRDYAAVFVATGAHRSRPLGVTGEDSPRVMAGLDFLKAVNRGEAPEIGRRVVVVGGGNTAIDCARTALRLGATPVVLYRRTRQEMPAIAAEVDEAMREGIAFEFLAAPRAVHHLQGRQAGVECERMVLGEPDASGRRRPVPSNAGTFSILAETVLTAIGEEPGLEALPLHAAAPDQALIDELGATPAAGIWAGGDAAGIERTVSDALGSGKVAAIGIDRAIRTRNGEEVPPNDIAELRWSGGNISMSRWRGDDPVQRHGATNEVVGFDRLNTAHFVHVTRQREARDADHVTVEPVGTAFERATDGTAFDFGEVNPGLTAMQALEEARRCLNCGVCNQCELCLILCPDVAITRQEGGTGFDIDLNYCKGCGVCAMECPRGAIVMTREGL